The following are encoded in a window of Stigmatopora nigra isolate UIUO_SnigA chromosome 23, RoL_Snig_1.1, whole genome shotgun sequence genomic DNA:
- the LOC144181108 gene encoding putative RNA-binding protein 46, with protein sequence MAEQTNGSHQDLTRQMASSSGVHHPVMLTEKYKTSISKNKKQRKYGGPPAEWEGPAPGIECEVFVGCIPRDMFEDELVPLFNTAGTIYELRLMMQLNGDNRGYAFVLYTKKEEALRAVRMLHHRKVAPGKFLAVYPSRNNCHLLLENIPTHKSKAEIMEEVTKVTDGLQDVIVPPSGTDKNQGFALLLYPTHKEAAFARRDLIGMRLWGKNRWVNWPKPNYRKEAQIPKANVGQALYNPSPSLTAKTLQREEMEPIGAGAVGGNYGTTIGGHIREGVDSTNPPSPQWSFRPISGPVYSNHPVTPLFPGMKISYTGLPQLQRDQITSAVSLLELYCGLHNLPPPQYNLYSLLDPRGNLWLVYQVVMPLTSNRILPAFLCGWLDDAKNIAALNTLWSLDPAFARDWPHITSLGRLFES encoded by the exons ATGGCGGAACAGACCAATG GGAGCCACCAGGACCTGACAAGACAGATGGCTTCATCTTCAGGGGTGCACCATCCAGTGATGCTTACAGAAAAGTACAAGACTTCaatttccaaaaacaaaaaacagaggAAGTATGGCGGGCCACCAGCTG AATGGGAAGGTCCGGCTCCTGGGATTGAGTGTGAGGTATTTGTGGGATGCATTCCCAGAGACATGTTTGAAGATGAGCTGGTCCCCCTCTTCAACACAGCTGGAACCATCTACGAGCTGAGGCTGATGATGCAGTTGAATGGAGACAACCGTGGCTATGCCTTTGTCCTGTACACCAAAAA GGAGGAGGCACTCCGAGCTGTTCGGATGCTTCACCATCGCAAAGTTGCTCCAGGGAAGTTTCTTGCCGTGTACCCTTCTCGGAATAATTGCCACCTCTTACTTGAGAACATTCCCACCCACAAAAGTAAGGCGGAGATTATGGAGGAGGTCACAAAG GTAACAGATGGCCTGCAGGATGTCATCGTGCCTCCAAGCGGCACTGACAAAAACCAGGGTTTTGCCTTACTTCTGTATCCGACACACAAGGAGGCTGCATTTGCTCGCAGGGATTTGATTG GAATGAGGCTGTGGGGCAAGAACCGATGGGTGAACTGGCCCAAGCCCAATTACAGAAAAGAGGCTCAGATTCCAAAAGCCAATGTTGGCCAA GCACTTTACAACCCTTCGCCAAGCTTAACAGCGAAAACACTGCAGCGGGAGGAGATGGAGCCCATCGGAGCAGGTGCGGTGGGAGGCAACTATGGCACTACCATTGGCGGGCACATCAGAGAAGGTGTGGATTCCACCAATCCACCTTCTCCGCAGTGGAGTTTTCGTCCTATTTCAGGCCCAG TATACAGCAACCATCCTGTGACCCCGCTCTTTCCTGGCATGAAGATCTCCTACACCGGCCTGCCGCAACTCCAGCGTGATCAGATCACTTCTGCTGTCAGCCTGCTGGAGTTGTACTGTGGTCTGCACAACTTACCACCCCCACAATACAACCTTTACTCTTTGCTGGATCCGCGCGGGAACCTGTGGCTGGTTTACCAG GTGGTGATGCCGCTAACATCCAACAGAATTTTGCCTGCCTTCTTATGTGGATGGCTGGATGATGCCAAAAATATAGCTGCGCTCAACACATTGTGGAGTCTGG ACCCAGCCTTCGCGCGTGATTGGCCCCACATCACGTCTCTTGGTAGACTGTTCGAGTCCTGA
- the LOC144181598 gene encoding uncharacterized protein LOC144181598, with amino-acid sequence MEMTQRYSTRRSIHCISRGRGQAAILPVPPNLDSVDGCPLPPAPPKKKPWARYSTDHLKYLEASFQEEHYPDADKRKLIAASVGVTHEKIKDWFHNRRGRRRKLERLTSCRGEPPMTRARWNSTRHHSQSLLPIMQNAVSITMVPVFSGHFSAEMPMLESVAPVPPFIILSKQTQPSSSQLLATSPGQSRVGEPPDFQRGPMLSPLPPRHTRLPLLTASAAYDLNIAPPPLYMDDGASVDQGESVTLQTDASSLFDLSDKLDLLAPSNQNNTQLSSLLWTSYPNRPPQVAQQLETSTSEPPHMAFLNLSSYLHANPSDDISSSFLAVGPPGNSIGCPSGGDTCGQSHGGGQMIMQPNNSGGVGSYPLYPQPNVYTHPAVQQLPPNSPTGFTGAIRDHQVHWSPSSAGGSALPPSSTLLPSRFRVSPLLPSHPRVSTHLPCRLKVECRASLPASQPNPV; translated from the exons ATGGAAATGACCCAACGGTACTCCACCCGTCGCTCCATCCATTGCATAAGCCGCGGTCGAGGCCAGGCCGCCATCCTTCCGGTGCCCCCCAATCTCGATAGCGTGGACGGCTGCCCGCTGCCACCGGCACCACCCAAGAAGAAACCATGGGCTCGGTACAGCACAG ATCATTTAAAGTATCTGGAAGCCTCGTTTCAGGAGGAGCACTATCCGGATGCCGACAAGAGGAAACTTATCGCCGCATCAGTCGGTGTCACGCATGAGAAGATTAAG GATTGGTTTCACAACCGACGAGGCAGGAGGCGCAAATTGGAGCGCTTGACCTCATGTAGAGGTGAACCGCCAATGACAAGGGCCAGGTGGAATTCTACCCGCCACCACAGCCAATCTCTGCTGCCCATCATGCAAAATGCCGTGAGCAT cactatGGTACCCGTCTTCTCTGGACACTTTAGCGCTGAGATGCCGATGCTGGAGTCTGTAGCACCTGTGCCGCCTTTCATCATACTGTCTAAGCAAACACAGCCCTCCTCCAGCCAACTTCTGGCCACCAGTCCAG GTCAATCCAGAGTGGGAGAGCCACCTGACTTTCAACGTGGCCCCATGCTCAGCCCTCTCCCTCCCAGGCACACCCGGCTCCCCCTCCTCACCGCCTCCGCTGCCTACGACCTCAATATAGCGCCGCCACCCCTCTACATGGATGACGGCGCCTCCGTGGACCAAGGCGAGAGCGTCACTCTGCAGACGGATGCCAG TTCTCTCTTTGACTTGAGCGACAAGCTGGACCTCCTGGCGCCAAGCAATCAGAACAACACTCAGCTGTCTTCGCTGCTGTGGACGTCTTACCCGAACAGGCCCCCCCAAGTGGCGCAGCAGCTTGAAACCTCCACAAGTGAACCGCCCCACATGGCCTTCCTCAACCTTTCATCGTACCTCCATGCCAATCCTTCGGACGACATCTCATCTTCCTTTTTAGCCGTCGGTCCGCCTGGCAATTCCATCGGTTGTCCCTCCGGGGGCGACACTTGCGGTCAGTCCCACGGCGGGGGGCAAATGATTATGCAGCCAAACAACTCTG GTGGCGTGGGGTCCTACCCTTTGTACCCTCAGCCTAACGTTTACACCCATCCTGCTGTTCAACAGCTCCCCCCAAATTCCCCAACCGGATTCACCGGCGCCATCCGGGACCACCAGGTACATTGGTCCCCCTCCTCTGCCGGCGGCAGCGCTCTCCCGCCCAGCTCCACCCTACTGCCATCCCGGTTCAGGGTCTCCCCCCTGCTGCCATCCCACCCCAGGGTCTCCACCCATCTGCCATGCCGCCTCAAGGTCGAGTGCAGGGCCTCTCTGCCCGCCTCCCAGCCCAATCCTGTTTGA